A single genomic interval of Octopus bimaculoides isolate UCB-OBI-ISO-001 chromosome 10, ASM119413v2, whole genome shotgun sequence harbors:
- the LOC106882183 gene encoding transcriptional adapter 2-beta, which yields MANARCGNCELEFDSSYIHCTECPNFDVCLICFANGAEIGNHLRDHSYKIMHLTARTVNVFETSKPWSLAEETMLLDAVEQYGFGNWEDVANHVKSRTLSECQEHYVTFYIHGNVGAISFPDENTRSNYRPIPDSTPPIKKEKSTSENNEGSGDASGDNASCDINGLSNGSPMPLVDLTAAEQKDLGYMMLRGDFEREYDNDAEAVISSIAINYDDEELDILFKLSQVDRYRSRLAERERRKRLACKFGLLSTNALFSNNNTSGKPKSQQTKKTKSSSSSSAGSKDDKDVIDRMRVFARFQTFHEHKQFCDNMQRVKDVRCHIKDLLRYRRNGLTKSNEVELFEEVKIKKERRADRSKKVANSLMNKRSMSSSSTLVSKKNECKLDIIIDDDDENPDDCDDESTKDMSSLPNYEQLSNSEKRLCSSLRLTPSNYITIKTSIIRESLQRQHGYPVKIRYPSYLDKTHRRKIINFLTNNGWICVT from the coding sequence ATGGCTAACGCTCGGTGCGGCAATTGCGAATTAGAGTTCGATTCTAGCTATATCCATTGTACTGAGTGTCCAAACTTCGACGTGTGTCTTATATGTTTTGCAAACGGTGCTGAGATCGGTAATCATCTCAGGGACCATAGCTATAAAATCATGCATCTAACTGCCAGAACAGTGAATGTGTTTGAGACTTCTAAACCTTGGAGCCTGGCTGAAGAAACCATGCTTCTGGATGCTGTAGAGCAATACGGTTTTGGTAACTGGGAGGATGTTGCCAATCACGTTAAAAGTAGAACTTTGTCCGAGTGTCAAGAACATTACGTTACCTTTTATATTCACGGCAATGTTGGCGCAATTAGTTTCCCTGATGAAAACACCAGGTCAAACTATCGCCCCATTCCGGATAGCACCCCTCCGATCAAAAAAGAGAAGAGTACCTCTGAAAACAACGAAGGAAGTGGAGATGCTTCTGGTGATAATGCAAGTTGTGATATCAATGGTTTAAGTAACGGATCACCCATGCCCCTTGTTGACTTGACAGCAGCCGAACAGAAAGACCTTGGTTACATGATGTTACGTGGTGACTTTGAAAGGGagtatgataatgatgctgaagCAGTGATCAGTTCGATTGCAATAAACTATGACGATGAGGAACTGGACATCTTGTTCAAGCTGTCTCAGGTAGACCGCTATCGAAGTCGTTTGGCTGAACGAGAACGAAGGAAAAGGTTAGCATGTAAGTTTGGACTTCTTTCAACCAATGCCTTATTTTCAAACAACAATACCAGTGGTAAACCAAAGTCACAGCAGACCAAGAAGACCAAATCCTCATCGTCAAGTTCAGCTGGTTCAAAAGATGACAAAGATGTCATTGATAGAATGCGAGTGTTTGCTCGTTTCCAGACATTCCATGAACACAAGCAGTTTTGTGACAACATGCAACGCGTCAAAGACGTGCGCTGTCACATAAAAGACCTCCTCAGGTACCGACGAAATGGCTTGACCAAATCGAATGAAGTGGAGCTTTTTGAagaagtgaaaattaaaaaagagcGTCGAGCTGACAGAAGCAAGAAAGTAGCAAATTCCTTGATGAACAAACGTTCCATGTCTTCATCATCGACACTTGTATCaaagaaaaatgaatgcaaaCTAGACATTAtaattgatgacgatgatgaaaatccGGACGATTGTGATGATGAAAGCACCAAGGATATGTCCTCCCTCCCTAACTATGAACAACTTTCAAACAGCGAAAAGAGACTTTGTAGTAGTCTTCGCTTAACTCCATCCAACTACATAACTATAAAAACTTCTATCATCAGAGAATCTTTGCAACGACAGCATGGATATCCAGTTAAAATTCGTTATCCAAGTTACTTGGACAAAACACATCGAcggaaaataattaattttctgacAAACAATGGTTGGATTTGTGTCACTTGA